TCATTCTGTGCATGGGTAAATTTAGCCGAATGGCATCCGTATTTCTTAGAAGCAATGGTGTTCAAGAACCTGCAACCTACAGCATCATAAAGATGCATGTTGTCACTGGCTGACGATGTCAAAAGATATTGCCCATGATCGTCATAGCTCAACGATGTGATCGGAGAGACCTCGTTCTCCGGCAACCTGAATGACTTCACTGCCCGAAACTTTAGCAAATTATCCTTTGTGATATCAAGTACCATCTGAGGCCCTTTATGGTCGATTCAAATGCGAGTTGTTCTAATGTATGCCCGATAGATATAGAATTGAGTGTAAACTTTTTCACTTAGGCCCTTCACTTTCTCACAGTTCAGCACTATCGGGAACGATTAAACAGTAGATATACATCTACACTTCTCTATCTAAGGCCTAATTCAACACTCCTGACCTGCAAATATGAATCTACAAAGTTTAGTACACATCGGGGTTGATCTTACACTGGTAGCGATGATTCTCGCAGCTCTCAGACAAAACACCGGATACGTGTTCGCTTTCGAGCAAACCGGTATGAGCCACTATGTGCACAAGATAATGAGCTGGGGAGAGTGGTGCTACGCCAAGTTTGTCAATCATGCAGTCAGATCTCAGTATTTTAGGAAACAACTTCCCGGCGACGGATTCACGACTATgagtttgaaagagatcGAAGAACTAGGCAGATATAATTCCAAATCTAATCGCCATTGATTCAAAGTGCCACTCAGTAGGAATGGGATCGAGCCGTGTCGACTATCCACCATAAATGTTGTTTGGACTTTGTGTCACATGACCTCAGTCACTTGAAGTTTACCGTGTAATTGAAGGAATATCAACTTTAAAAGCTAGTTGATTATAACAAAGGAAGAGACTGTTTGTGTCAACTAGGCCTCAAGATGTCTGTCAGTCGACAGGATGGTATACCTCTGGGAAGACTACCCCTTTTTAGagatatcaaagaagcttTGGTTTTAGAGAAACAGCAACAGAGTAAGAACGGTAGGCCGGCCAATGAACCACgaatgatcaagaaaaataGAGGAaatgaggaagaattaaGATCTGGTCGTCAATATATCCCACCTCTTTCAGCCTACAATGCTATCGAGGAGGTTCCTTATTTTCCCTTTGGGGTGGATGAGCGCGAACGAAGGTTCGATGAGCTAACAATGAGAATGGATCAAACTCAAAGGAGATTAAAAAGTATAAGAACGTTGGGGTGGAATAGTTTCCGACCGATTGGTGTAAACGAAACCATGCAACAACTGAAAGAGAAGTCGATGAAGCAGgagatgaaaaatgaacGCGCCGACGATATACCTCTTCCCTCtactttgcaagaaaatggtgatgaaTCGATGGGcagctttcaagaataCGACTACCCGGCAGATCCTCATAATAGCACCACCAATGGCCTCGTCGAGGAGGCCGATGAGGCGAGAGAAGACGAAGATGTCTCTTACGACTATGATGCGGAGTTTGCTCgagttgaagatgaggaagaagaagaggaagaggaacTCAGAAATGCTACACAGTCTCTCGGTCCTTCTCATGCGCCGCCAAATAGAGGAGCAGTAAGGGATCTTACCATTCAGCAATTTGTCGAGACTTCTCATGTTGAGAGACAGCCATACGAACTGGAAGACGAATATGAAACCCCGCAACTTGACACAGATGCTGATCAGGGCGACAGCCGGGATTTTACGGAAGTTCCATGGGTTGAGATTTCAGATACAGTTCACAGCGGTGATTCGCAGCGAATAAGCAGTTTGAACAGCCTAATTGATCGAGTTCATATACCGACAGGCAGGGCACATGGAACCAGGCGCTTGTCTGATAATAACAGCGAGGTAGAATAAGAGGTTCTCTATATTTGTAATGCTAATATACAATACGCGCTTGCTATTGACTGAGATCAAAGTGCGTTTTATTTGACAGCACTTGAGCTGAGAGCGATAGCTGGTCCACTTTGTTGCTTCTTAAATGGATAGCTGGAATGACCCATTTCCCGCAACTACATCTTGACCCTTTCCAGTTGTAGCCACCAACCTTTGTACTACAGGAAGGGCAAAAGAATTTTCCTTCTAACTCTTGCTTCCCttgcaattcttctttcatcCAATTCAGTGGCTCCACGAAGAAATGTGAGCACACGCTCTGTGACTCTTGAATACCTATGATTCTGTGAGAATTAGCGGCGCGTCTGATAAAATGACCTTCCATCGACTCTTTGCTTGGAGGTTCATGGGCAATGAAAGAAGTGGAAAGTGCTAGTCTTTGCCTGCACTTCTTACAACGTGCAACTTTGACTTGGGACAATTCTTCTGGAGTCATCTTAGTCAAATCCTTCTCTTCGTCCTTCTTAAAAGTGTCATCTCTTGACAAGATTTCTAGTCCTGCAGGATCACATTTAACCGAGTTCGTCAATCTCCATTGCTTGTACTGTTGAAAATCATTCGTAACCTCATTAGAACCCATCGCTTCATATATGGCTAGCTGCTCCATGAAATTGTTATTCGGTTGTGCGGATGGCCTCTTTCTGCGCACAGCATGAAGAGCcgtcttcaaattgagaCCATATCTGTACATCAAGTACGCCACAACGAAAGCGGCTGATCTTGAGACACCAGCTTGACAATGGACCAAAGCTGCACCTGCTTGTGGTTTCCGCTTGAAGTCCACTTTTGCCGGATCATACTCTCTTTCGTTGGGGAACAGACAGTgatccaagaatttgttTGTTTCGTTGAAATATTGTAAAATATCTGTCgtatcatcgtcatcgaTTCCAACGTTTTTCAGAGTATAATTCTTCCTTACCAAATATTCTGggataatttgaaattttatcaCCGAGAGAATATGTGTTATATTATACTGAGCATTCAAAGGAATATGCTCGGAAATAGGCTGAATGCTACCAATGTAAATGTTACCCAAAATTCGGCTGATATCGGCCTCTCTTTGGACTACCATTCGAATTTATCTTTGATGGTCTCTGTTCggcgatgagatgagatgagatgagatgaagcgtatttttttttcatcgCCTCTGAGACTGAAATTTACATTCGAATGGCATTACATAATTGGAATTATTTgatgagagaaatttgacGCTGCCAGTAGACTTTACGGATAGGATCGTATTTGCTGGAGAGTGCTAGATATGCTCTTATGGCGTTTTGCTTtttgttttcttgataAGCGTAAATGTTTGCTAAGAATTCTAGCGCATGAGATGACTCTATCTCCGGCAGATTTGAGTCCTTGTGGTCAAAGTCTTGAACATTGCTTGTAAAACTGGCAGCAAATTTGATTATAGATTCATCATACTTGCTGTCCCAGAAATTCTCATACAGTCCTCGCAGATACGACCAAACCGAAACATTCTGCGGAACAAGCTCGATCTTATCCTTAACATAATCAATTTCGAGTTTAATCTGTGTACTATCGGGCTCCGAATGTTTGAATACAAACATGCGGTGTGTCCAGGCGCTGTTGTTATAGATATCTCGTTTTATCAGTAAGTCTGAATATGACAGCTCGTGAGAAAAATCCTGAAAGAATAAGACACACCACTTTCTAAAAGACCAAACGTGGTAGTTTTTCGtatcatcttcaatcaTCATCTGTAAAATCGGTAGCTCTCTTTTAAAACTTGGAAATGGATGTTTCTGTAACAAAGCCTGCTTGTAAGACCAAATCTGGTAGTTCTTCGGATTATTCAGAGTAACCTCATCAACCCAATCGAGTTCCCGATCAATTGCCTCTGCAACTTCACCCCTTTGGGTTGCTAAGTGCATTACGATATCGTAACGATAATTCCAAATAGTATAAAACGCCGGTGCAAGCGAGATAACCTTCGCAGTCAACTTTAAAGCTCTCTCCGAGTACTCTCCAGCCTGTAACAACGCTCTTGCCAGCCCTAATGTCTCCCTGTATTCATCAGTGTACATAATACGGCAtaattcatcttcaagctcTGTCTCGATGGGAAGTGGTGTAACATCGTCAAAGTTGTCCATTTCTCACGCTTTCTTCGCACGATTAAACACTAACCTCCAGTGATTATATTAGACTTTTATCTGACCTCTAGAAACAACCACTCAACCAACAATCTCTGTTACCTTCATCTTAATACACTACTTGAACCTCAATTCCTATGTCTTTTCGTTACCCGTTTTCTCTCGCCTCGTTTTGAGAGATGTCGTCTGATAATGGATACCCTCAACATTTTTCAGAACTGGCTAATTTGACAGCATATAACGATTAGGCAAGGAGAAGTATTCTGGGGTAAAGACGAATTTTATTGACGAATTTCACCTAGGAGCTGGCTCAATTGGTTTGGTGATTTGCTGTCTGTTAGCTCGTTGAATTTTCTGTGCTTTGGCTTACAGCCTGAAAAATAGTGTTATCGGTGTTAGTATGCTGACTCAACTGAAGAAGGAGTCGCTGTTCAATGATGGTGGTCGGAATGGTAGTGGTGAGAACCAAAATGATGAGGATATGGATGTTTTGGAGTCCGATTTGTTGAATGATTTCTTGTTTAAAGCTGGTGATGGAAGGGCTAGTAATACAGGTGCAAATGGTCGTAAGGgagaaggtgaagaagaggatgcGATTTTCGATGCTTTTATCAATACTGACTCGTTAGAGGGAGCTAGTACGGGGGCTACATCCGGGGCATTCCACGGCTTGGGACAGTCTATGGGGttcaatgaagaggatACAAGTTTTCAGGAACCGTCATTTCTTATGAGCTCATCCCAATTTAACGGACGGATGAATGCTAACGATGGATTGGTATCCGACGGGAACTCCAGGTCTCCAACACCTATCTCGGACTCTACAGGATATCACAAACAATGTCAAGACACAGTTGAAAACTCTTTGggttttggaagaagtgaGGCATTGCAAACGACGCCCGTGGATCCTTTAGACTACATTGAAGTAGATGAGAAAACACTGCCCTATAAATTGACTGTTTCTGGACTGCCAGAAGTTTCGCGTGTCGAAAATCAGATTAAACTAACTTTTAATATCGATCCAGCCATGAAGCGATGTATGGTTCATTTGCCTTCGGACTGTATTGCAAGACAAAAATTTTACTTGGAGAAAGATGTCAAACAGTACCCTCAGGAATTTCAGGATCAGTTGATCTATGTCGAGGCGTTCTTGTTATGCGCAAGTACCAATAAAACCACGTATGTCTGTGCAAGGTGTGTGAAGCGTGAACATAGGAGAGCCTCTAGAAGGAAATCGGGTCTCAGCGATAACGTCCTCTGGTGTAACA
This DNA window, taken from Torulaspora delbrueckii CBS 1146 chromosome 2, complete genome, encodes the following:
- the MCO12 gene encoding Mco12p (similar to Saccharomyces cerevisiae YKL018C-A; ancestral locus Anc_2.658) translates to MNLQSLVHIGVDLTLVAMILAALRQNTGYVFAFEQTGMSHYVHKIMSWGEWCYAKFVNHAVRSQYFRKQLPGDGFTTMSLKEIEELGRYNSKSNRH
- the MND2 gene encoding Mnd2p (similar to Saccharomyces cerevisiae MND2 (YIR025W); ancestral locus Anc_2.659), whose amino-acid sequence is MSVSRQDGIPLGRLPLFRDIKEALVLEKQQQSKNGRPANEPRMIKKNRGNEEELRSGRQYIPPLSAYNAIEEVPYFPFGVDERERRFDELTMRMDQTQRRLKSIRTLGWNSFRPIGVNETMQQLKEKSMKQEMKNERADDIPLPSTLQENGDESMGSFQEYDYPADPHNSTTNGLVEEADEAREDEDVSYDYDAEFARVEDEEEEEEEELRNATQSLGPSHAPPNRGAVRDLTIQQFVETSHVERQPYELEDEYETPQLDTDADQGDSRDFTEVPWVEISDTVHSGDSQRISSLNSLIDRVHIPTGRAHGTRRLSDNNSEVE
- the YVH1 gene encoding tyrosine protein phosphatase YVH1 (similar to Saccharomyces cerevisiae YVH1 (YIR026C); ancestral locus Anc_2.660) — protein: MVVQREADISRILGNIYIGSIQPISEHIPLNAQYNITHILSVIKFQIIPEYLVRKNYTLKNVGIDDDDTTDILQYFNETNKFLDHCLFPNEREYDPAKVDFKRKPQAGAALVHCQAGVSRSAAFVVAYLMYRYGLNLKTALHAVRRKRPSAQPNNNFMEQLAIYEAMGSNEVTNDFQQYKQWRLTNSVKCDPAGLEILSRDDTFKKDEEKDLTKMTPEELSQVKVARCKKCRQRLALSTSFIAHEPPSKESMEGHFIRRAANSHRIIGIQESQSVCSHFFVEPLNWMKEELQGKQELEGKFFCPSCSTKVGGYNWKGSRCSCGKWVIPAIHLRSNKVDQLSLSAQVLSNKTHFDLSQ
- the RAM2 gene encoding bifunctional protein farnesyltransferase/protein geranylgeranyltransferase (similar to Saccharomyces cerevisiae RAM2 (YKL019W); ancestral locus Anc_2.661), which codes for MDNFDDVTPLPIETELEDELCRIMYTDEYRETLGLARALLQAGEYSERALKLTAKVISLAPAFYTIWNYRYDIVMHLATQRGEVAEAIDRELDWVDEVTLNNPKNYQIWSYKQALLQKHPFPSFKRELPILQMMIEDDTKNYHVWSFRKWCVLFFQDFSHELSYSDLLIKRDIYNNSAWTHRMFVFKHSEPDSTQIKLEIDYVKDKIELVPQNVSVWSYLRGLYENFWDSKYDESIIKFAASFTSNVQDFDHKDSNLPEIESSHALEFLANIYAYQENKKQNAIRAYLALSSKYDPIRKVYWQRQISLIK